The Microbacterium sp. SORGH_AS_0862 region CTCGCGGTCGCGCGCGACGATCTGGCGTTCAAGCTCCCCCGCATCGAGACGGCCGCCCCGAGCGATCCGATTCATGCCGCGCACGAGTTCGCTCACCGTGTCGGCGACGACGAAGTCCGCGCCGTGACGCTTGAAGGCTTCGACCGGCTTCGGAGCGCCTTTGGACAGTCGCTGTGCCAGCAACGTGCGGATGCTGCGCTCGGTGAAGTCCGGATTCTGCTCCGATCCCGACAGCGCGAACTCCTTCTCGATGATCGTCTGGGTCAGGATGAACCACGAGTAGTCCGCCCCGGCGGCGAGGATCTGAGTCATCGCGCCGACGGAGTCCGCCCCGGGGACGCCGGAGGAGCCCCGCAGGCGCCGCCCGTTCGCGTCGAACCACATCGACGAGGGACCGGGGAGGATCCGGATCGCATGGTCCGGCCATATCGGATCCCAGTTGTGCAGGCCTTCCGTGTACGCCCACATCCGGTCCCGGTTGACCACTCGTCCGCCGACGTGCTCCGCGATGGACAGCATGCGGCCATCGACCGACGCCGGCACCCCCGAGATCATGTGCTGGGGGGCGGGGCCGACTCGTTGGGTCGGCCAGTAACGGCGCATGAGATCGTGATTGTGGCCGATCCCGCCGGACGCCACGACGACCGCTCCGGCACGAACGGTGAACTCGCCGATCGCGGTGCGGTTGCTGGCGACGCCGCGTGCTGCATCATCGGGCGCGAGGATCGTCCCGGTGGCTCCGACGACCGCCTCGTCATCGACGAGAAGCTCGTCCACGCGGTGACGGAAGAGGAACCGAGCGAGTCCACGTCGTTCCGCTTCGAGTACGCGCGCTGCGAAGATCTCGACCACGCGTGGTCCCGTGCCCCACGTGACGTGGAAACGGGGAACCGAGTTCCCGTGCCCTGTCGCCGATCCGTCGCCGCGTTCGGCTCAGCCGACGAAGGGGAGCGAGCGCAGGCCGAGTTCGTGAAGGTATCGGCGCTTCGGCCCGGCCGCCCAGTCGACGTAGGCGTTCGCCCACCGCTGCGCCCACGAGTCCTCGTCGTCGAGCCGATCGAACTGGGCGGAGCCGGACCAGTCCTGCCGCGCCAGTTCCACCGAGTCGCGGATTCCGGCGAACCGCTGCTCAGGTGAGTTTACGAAGAAGAGTCCGCCGAGCGACCAGAATGCCTGTCCGCCGAGGTTCGCACGGCTCTCCTGGTCCAGGATCAGCACGCGCCTGCCCGCTCGCGTGAGCTCGTAGGCGGCGACCAGACCCGCGAGCCCGGCCCCGACGATGATGGCATCCGCGTCGTCCATCGGGACGCTCCCTTCGCTTCGTCGCGTGGGGTAATCTTCGGGGAGCACAATATCCAAGTCAAGTTTGGTTTGAAAATGAGCGCTCTCGATATCCGCCTCAGTCGCACGCCGACGCAGGCGCGCGCACGCGACAAGGTCGTTCGCGCGCTCGACGCCGCGGAGCGGCTCTTGGACCGCGATGGCGAAGCGGCGCTGTCGTTGACGGCCGTCTGCGAGGAGGCGGGACTGAACGTCGGGACGGTCTACCAGTATCTTCCGGACCGGGATGCCATCATCGCGGCGCTCATCGATCGGTTCTCGGCCGAACTGGAGCGGGCCGTGCAGGCGATGGTGGACACCGTCGGCTCGCGACCCCTGGATGACGGAGTGGACCGCGCCGTCGCGCTGCTGGCTGTCGTCTATCGCTCGGCAGCTGGCAGGCGAGCGCTCCAGTTGCTCCCGCGGCCCTCGGATCCCGCCGTCGCCGCGCATCGGGAGCGGATGGTCGCACACGTGCACGCTGTCCTCGCCGAGACCGGGCACCTCGGGCACGATGCCGTCGGTCTCCGGCACGCGAGAGCGGTGTACGTCGCCTGCGAGGCCCTCGTCCGAGAGGCCTTCACTCGTGAATCCGACGGTGATGAGTCACTGCTGCAGGCTGCGCGCGTGATGATGCGCAGCTACCTCGCCCAGATCCCCGACTGATTCCTGGAGTGCACGATGAGCAACGACGTAGTCTCGACGAGCCCTTTGACGGGCCGCGAGGTCGGCAGGTTCCCGATCGCCGCCGACCACGATGTCCGTCGGGCGGTCGCATCGGCGCGTGAGGACGCAGCGTGGTGGGGTTCCCTGGGCCATGCCGAGCGGCGGAAGCGGTTGACGGCCTGGCGCCGGGACCTGGCCGGTCGCTACGAGGAGATCGTCGATCTCATCCGAGCGGAGACCGGGAAGGCGACAGCCGACGCTCGCATCGAGACGCTCCTGGCGCTTCACCACCTCGCCTGGGCGGCCGACAACGCGCGGAGAGTGCTGCGCCGGCGGCGGGTGCGCTCCGGGCTGCTGATGTTCAACCACCGCGCGAGCGTCGAGTACCGGCCGCTCGGTGTCGTGGGCGTCATCGGACCATGGAACTTCCCGCTCTTCACGCCGCTCGGATCGATCGCCTACGCACTGGCGGCCGGCAACGCCGTGGTCTTCAAGCCGAGCGAGCACACGCCCGTCGTGGGTGCGTTTCTGTCGGAGACTCTGAGGCCGTTCACCTCCGGCCGGAACGTGCTGCACGTCGTTCACGGAGGCGCGGATGTCGGCGCCGCCCTGTGTGCATCGGGAGTGCAGAAGCTCGCGTTCACGGGCTCGACGGCGACGGCCAAGAAGATCATGGCCGCCTGCGCACCCACGCTGACACCCGTGCTCATCGAAGCGGGCGGCAAGGACGCCATGATCGTCGATGCGGATGCCGACGTCACGGCCGCTGCGCGCGCTGCCGTGTGGGGCGGCATGGCCAATGCGGGGCAGGCCTGCATCGGCATCGAACGGGTCTACGTGCACCGAGCGGTCTTCGACCACTTCATGGATGCCGTGCGCGCGGAGATGCCGGTGCGCGCGGGTCTCGATGACGATGCCGCGATCGGTCCGATCACCACCGGTTCCCAGGTCGAGATCATCCGAGCCCAACTCGTCGAGGCGGTGTCCCGCGGGGCACGCCCCGTCGTGGGATCTGCTGATGCGCGCGACGGCAATGTGATCCAGCCCGCCGTCCTGGTGGACGTGCCCGACGATGCACGTGTCATGACGGAGGAGACCTTCGGGCCGGCGCTGACGCTGCGAGCCGTTCAGACGATGGACGAGGCGATCTCGTTGGTCAATAGCACCGGATACGGGCTCGGCGGCGCGGTCTTCTCCCGTCGGAACGGGGCCGCGATCGCGGGGCGGATGCGGGCCGGCATGGTGTCTGTCAATGCGGTCCAGGCCTTCGCCGCGATCGCGTCCCTCCCTTACGGGGGCGTGGGGGAGTCGGGCTTCGGCCGCATCCACGGAGACGAGGGTCTCCGGGAGTTCGCGGCGGCTGCCTCTCTCACCGTCCGCGGGCCGCTCCCGTCGGTGGACATGATGACCTTCCGTCGGCCCCCGTTGGTCGATCGGCTTCTGCCGGCCGTCGTCCGACGACTCTTCGGTTGATCGGGGGTATTGCCCCGCCCGATCAGAGCTCTCAGCCGCGCAGCGCTGCGACGACGTCGATTTCGACGAGCTGCCCGTGCAGGCCTGATCCGACCGTCGTCCGCGCGGGCAAGGGCGTCGGCACCAGTTCGCGGTAGGTGGCGTCGAACCCGGCGAAGTCCTCCAACCTCGTGATGTGCACGGTTGCCTTCACGACGTCGGAAAGGTCGAGTCCCTGCGTCCCGAGGACCGCCTCGATGTTCTGCAAGGTCTGCCGCGTCTGAGCGACGATCCCCTCCGGCACGACGTCGGTCTCCGGGTGCTGCGGCCCGAACCCCGCGGTGAACAGGAATCCGTTCGCGACGATCCCCTGCGAGTAGGAGGCGGAGGGGCGCGGAGCAGCGGGGGTGCTGATGGCGGTCTTCATGCGATTGCCTTTCATCGACGGACGTGGCCTGACAGACGTATCCGAACACATGTTACATAAAGGCACGAGCGAAGCGGCCTGCCCCACCTGCGACAATGGATGTCCATCGATGAGTGGGGGATCATGCCGAAGATCGTCGATCACGACCAGCGTCGGCAAGACATCGTTCTGGCGGCGCTGCGCGTGGTTGCCCGAGCCGGTGTGGCGAAGGCCACCATGCGGGATATCGCCCGTGAGGCCGGGTATTCCACCGGGATGGTCGTGCATTACTTCGACGGGCGAGAGCAGCTCATGTCGCAGGCGCACCGTGCGGCCTATGTCATCGTCAGCAACCGCATCCGGCAGGGCGTCTCGGACTTCCGGACCCTGGACGACCTCCGCATCGCGGTGGAGGAGGCCCTCCCGATGGATGAAGACCGACTCGTCGAGGCTCAGATCGACGTCGCGTTCTGGGATGAGGCGCTCCGCGAGCAGGCGTTTCGTGAGGATCGATGGCGCAACCATCTCGATGCCCAGCGGGAGTGGATCGAGGTCTTCGCGCGACTGCGGGCGACGGGTGCGATCGGTGTGCCCGACTCGGATGAGGAACTCGCGATCGAGCTGGTCGTCCTCATCGACGGCCTGACTGTGCAGCGCCTGCTCTACCCGCAGCAGATGACCCCCGAGGTTCTCGACCGCATCGTTCGCCGTCACCTCGACCGGCTCGTCTGAACGATTCGCCTCGCCGAGGTTTAAATCTAACAACTGTGATATAAAAGCTTCGGGCGGGCGACATCGGGTCCTCCGCTGGTGAGGGAGCGAGGGCGTCATGTTGCGTGATTACATCAAGGTCGAAGCGCTGACGCCCACCGTGACGCATGCCGATTGGGTGTACACGCGATCCTTCACCGCACACGGCACCTTCGAGCAGCAGGTGCGGCGGGTGCTCACCCAGCTGCGCGACGCGGCGGCTGCCGCGGACCTCGTCCCGAGCAGATACGCGCGCTGTGAGATCGTCCTGAAGGACCTCTCGAGATTCGAGACGGTGCTGCAGTTGTTCCGGGAGCTCCTCGATGCGGAGCTGCCTACGATCCGGCTCGTCCCGGAGCGAGTCATGCATGGCGACGCCGTCTTCTCTGCCGCGGTGTGCGGACCGAACGAGCGGGTGGGGGCCCTGCAGCGTTACGAGACTGCCGAGGTTTCGTACCCCCTGGCAATTCGTGCGGGACGCACCGTCTACACCTCATCGTTCTGGGCGTCCGATCCCTCAGGCCTCACCCACGACTCCGAGTCGGCGCTCGAACAACTCTTCACGGCCGTCCGAGCAGTGGGTGCCCGACCCGACGACCTCGTCAAGAACTTCGTCGTGCTCACCGACATGGATGCGTTCGAGGAGTTCAACGCCATCTACGGCGCCCGGGTGCACGGCATGGCGACCCGTCCGGCCCGAACCTCGCACGGCGTCTCCGCTCTCCCGGACGGCGCGTCGGTCGCGATCGATGGCATCGCCATCATCGACGCCGAGCGGGAAGCCGTCGAGGTGCCCGGCTCCGACACCGGATTGGACCTGCCCTTCTCCGCTGCCCTGCGCGCGGACGACCTGCTCTTCGTCTCTGGGCAGGTCGGCGTCTTCGCACCGGACGGCTCCTACCGACTGAACGTGGGACCGCAGACGACGACGATGTTCGAGCTGGTCGAGACCATCGCCGCCGCCGCCGGATCGAGCGTCGATCACTACGTGAAAGCGACGGGCGTGGTCACCAATCCCACCGCGTGGGATGTGTTCCTCGCGGAGTACATGCATCGGATGCCGCAACAGCCCGGTGTCTTGTCGGTGTACGAGGTCAGTCGGCTGTCCTTCCCCGCGATTCTGACCGAGATGGACGTCGTCGCCGTGCTCGCGGCCGCGAACCCCACCCGCACCACAGGAAAGGCTTGACATGACTGATTCGTGGATCGACGACATCCAGACCCCCGCGCTCGTCATCGACGTGCCGAAGCTTCGCGCGAACATCGCCGAGTATCAGCGCGCCGTCGAGGCGACCGGGACGAAGCTTCGGCCGCACACTAAGACTCACAAGATGCCGCGCATCGCGAAGATGCAGCTCGAGGCGGGAGCGCAGGGGATCGCTGTGGCGAAGATCTCCGAGGCAGAGGTCATGGCCGACGCGGGCATCGACGACATCCTCATCACCTATCCGATCATCGGGCGCGACAAGCTGGAGCGATTGGGAGCCCTGAACGCCCGCGTCGGGCGTCTGATCGTCGAGGTCGAGAGCCTCGAGGGCGCCCGGGGGATGTCCGCCTACGCGCAGGCGAGCGGGCAGAGCTTCGAGGTGATCTGCGAAGTCGACACCGCGCGCGTGGACCGTACCGGGTTCGACTACGAGACGGCGGTGGAAGACATCGTCGCGGTCGCCGCTCTCCCGGGGATCAGGGTGGTCGGGATCTTCGCGTACGCCTTCATGTCCAAGCGCGAGGGGATGGCGAGCTCACCGGAGGACGCCGGGACGCAGGAGGGTGAGCTGGCCGTCGCGGTGGCGCAGGCGGTCCGCGACCGCGGTGTCGATATCGAGATCGTCGCCGGCGGATCCAGTCCGACCGGGCGATACGTCGCGGCGGTCGAAGGCATCACCGAGGTCCACCCCGGCACGTACGTCTTCTATGACACGATGAGCGCCTTCTACGGCATCACGCAGGAGCAGTGCGCCGCCGCCGTGGTCGCGACCGTGGTCGCCTCCAACGAGCGGCGGGCGTGCATCGATGCCGGCAGCAAGTCGTTCTCGACCGATATCGCTCCGCACGCAGCGCCGCTCTACCTCGATGGGTACGGGCGGATCGTCGGCTACGACCATCTGCGTCTCGACCACCTCAGCGAGGAGCACGGGATCATCCTCGACAAGAACGGTGACCCCGTCGATCTGCCCATCGGCACCCGGCTGACTATCGTCCCCAACCATATCTGCCCTGCGGTAGCGCTCTACGACGAGGCGTACTTCGTCGACGACGGACACGTCGAGAGAGTTGCGATCGAGGGGCGCGGCAAGCGCGTCTGACCGTTCGACGGCTGACCGCTCGACGGCTGCGCGATCGACGCGTCGGGGAATGCGCGTCGCATCGCGCGGAGATCCGATGCGGTGTCAGTGCGGCAACGCGTCGAAGGCCGCGCGCGTGAGCTGTGCCGCGCCGACCGCGAAACTCACATCGCCCCCCACGGTGACCAGGTCGTATCCGAGGTCGCGCCAGAACCGCAGGCTGTCGGAGTCGAAGGGCGGACTGGACATCAGGGCCGGCTTGCCGTGCACGTGCGCACGCTCGGCGATGTGGCGGAACAGTTCGATCATCTCGGGATCGGTGTACTGCAGTGGCTTGCCGAACGCGAAGGACAGATCGGCCGGACCGAGAACGGCGATGTCGACGCCGGGCAGGTCGAGGATGGCGTCAAGCTCATCGACCGCTCCGCGGGTCTCTATTTGGATGAGCCGGAGCACATCAGCGTGCGTCTGCGACAGAAATGCCGCGGCATCCACCTCGGCGACGGCGAGCGCACGTACGGGACCGAAGCCTCGGGAGCCGGCCGGAGGATAGAGGCAGGAGTCCACCGCTCGTTGTGCGTCGGCGGCCGACGTGATCATGGGGAAGATGATCCCGTCGGCACCCGCGTCGAGGAAGGGCTTGGCCAAGGTAGGGTCGTTCTCGCCGATCCGGACGAAGGCTGTGATTCCGGACGCCCGCGCCGCGACGAGGTGTGCGACGACCTGGGCGCGATCGAGCGGGGCGTGCTCGGTGTCGATCCACAGGTAGTCGTATCCGACCCGGCCGGCGACCTCCGTGAACAGTGTGTCGGTCCCCACGATATGAGTGCCCAGGTACGGACCGTTCTCGTGTGCCCTGCGCAGGTCGGCGTGTGACGACATGATTCTCTCCTCGGGAGCGGGCGTAGCCCCCGGCGGAGGCTGCATCGCCTTATCTGTCACACATGTTACATAAAACCGGTTCGTCGTGGGGGAGAGATGATCGTGCCGTCTGGTCAGCTGTCCTGCAGCGCCTCGTAGAGCGCGGGTCGGCGCCGTCGGAGGGCGAGCGCACCGGCCACTCCGCAGGCGAACGCGGCGAACACGACCACGATGAGCACCATCGCGATCGTGGTGTCGCCCACGAGGAGGGGGAAGTTCGCCACCACGATCGCGACGAGGACGGCGAGGGCGAGCGCCGACACGGTCGGCGCGACGATGGTCTTCCACCGGCTGGCCGCCGCGCTCCGACGCCGGGCGAAATAGGCCACCACCGAGACGCTTGTCAGGCCCATCAGGACGACGATGCCGAGCGTGGCCGCTCCGCTCAGCCAGGCGTTGATCTGCAGCATGGGGTCGAGTCCGGTGAACGCAGCAAGGAGTACGAAGGCGATGGTCACGACCGAGACTACGGCCGACGACACCGACGGCGTCTGGTGGCGCGGATGCAGCCTCCCCAGAGGCTTCGGGAGCACGCCCGAGCGTGAGAGCGTGAACTGGTAGCGTCCGATGACGTTCTGGAAGGCGAGCGAGGCGGCGAAGATGCTCGTGACGATGAACATCGCGACGACGGGGTACATGAGAGGCGACAGGTAGGTCGACGAGATGTCCAGGAACAGCGCGCTGGGATCGCTGATCGCGGAGGGGTCTCCACCGATCGCTGTCGTGATCATCCACGACGTCGCGGCATAGAAGACCGCGATGAGGATGATGGCGATGGAGGTGGCGCGGGGAAC contains the following coding sequences:
- a CDS encoding TetR/AcrR family transcriptional regulator translates to MSALDIRLSRTPTQARARDKVVRALDAAERLLDRDGEAALSLTAVCEEAGLNVGTVYQYLPDRDAIIAALIDRFSAELERAVQAMVDTVGSRPLDDGVDRAVALLAVVYRSAAGRRALQLLPRPSDPAVAAHRERMVAHVHAVLAETGHLGHDAVGLRHARAVYVACEALVREAFTRESDGDESLLQAARVMMRSYLAQIPD
- a CDS encoding aldehyde dehydrogenase family protein, with the translated sequence MSNDVVSTSPLTGREVGRFPIAADHDVRRAVASAREDAAWWGSLGHAERRKRLTAWRRDLAGRYEEIVDLIRAETGKATADARIETLLALHHLAWAADNARRVLRRRRVRSGLLMFNHRASVEYRPLGVVGVIGPWNFPLFTPLGSIAYALAAGNAVVFKPSEHTPVVGAFLSETLRPFTSGRNVLHVVHGGADVGAALCASGVQKLAFTGSTATAKKIMAACAPTLTPVLIEAGGKDAMIVDADADVTAAARAAVWGGMANAGQACIGIERVYVHRAVFDHFMDAVRAEMPVRAGLDDDAAIGPITTGSQVEIIRAQLVEAVSRGARPVVGSADARDGNVIQPAVLVDVPDDARVMTEETFGPALTLRAVQTMDEAISLVNSTGYGLGGAVFSRRNGAAIAGRMRAGMVSVNAVQAFAAIASLPYGGVGESGFGRIHGDEGLREFAAAASLTVRGPLPSVDMMTFRRPPLVDRLLPAVVRRLFG
- a CDS encoding RidA family protein — translated: MKTAISTPAAPRPSASYSQGIVANGFLFTAGFGPQHPETDVVPEGIVAQTRQTLQNIEAVLGTQGLDLSDVVKATVHITRLEDFAGFDATYRELVPTPLPARTTVGSGLHGQLVEIDVVAALRG
- a CDS encoding TetR/AcrR family transcriptional regulator, which produces MSIDEWGIMPKIVDHDQRRQDIVLAALRVVARAGVAKATMRDIAREAGYSTGMVVHYFDGREQLMSQAHRAAYVIVSNRIRQGVSDFRTLDDLRIAVEEALPMDEDRLVEAQIDVAFWDEALREQAFREDRWRNHLDAQREWIEVFARLRATGAIGVPDSDEELAIELVVLIDGLTVQRLLYPQQMTPEVLDRIVRRHLDRLV
- a CDS encoding RidA family protein; its protein translation is MLRDYIKVEALTPTVTHADWVYTRSFTAHGTFEQQVRRVLTQLRDAAAAADLVPSRYARCEIVLKDLSRFETVLQLFRELLDAELPTIRLVPERVMHGDAVFSAAVCGPNERVGALQRYETAEVSYPLAIRAGRTVYTSSFWASDPSGLTHDSESALEQLFTAVRAVGARPDDLVKNFVVLTDMDAFEEFNAIYGARVHGMATRPARTSHGVSALPDGASVAIDGIAIIDAEREAVEVPGSDTGLDLPFSAALRADDLLFVSGQVGVFAPDGSYRLNVGPQTTTMFELVETIAAAAGSSVDHYVKATGVVTNPTAWDVFLAEYMHRMPQQPGVLSVYEVSRLSFPAILTEMDVVAVLAAANPTRTTGKA
- a CDS encoding alanine racemase; amino-acid sequence: MTDSWIDDIQTPALVIDVPKLRANIAEYQRAVEATGTKLRPHTKTHKMPRIAKMQLEAGAQGIAVAKISEAEVMADAGIDDILITYPIIGRDKLERLGALNARVGRLIVEVESLEGARGMSAYAQASGQSFEVICEVDTARVDRTGFDYETAVEDIVAVAALPGIRVVGIFAYAFMSKREGMASSPEDAGTQEGELAVAVAQAVRDRGVDIEIVAGGSSPTGRYVAAVEGITEVHPGTYVFYDTMSAFYGITQEQCAAAVVATVVASNERRACIDAGSKSFSTDIAPHAAPLYLDGYGRIVGYDHLRLDHLSEEHGIILDKNGDPVDLPIGTRLTIVPNHICPAVALYDEAYFVDDGHVERVAIEGRGKRV
- a CDS encoding HpcH/HpaI aldolase/citrate lyase family protein, giving the protein MSSHADLRRAHENGPYLGTHIVGTDTLFTEVAGRVGYDYLWIDTEHAPLDRAQVVAHLVAARASGITAFVRIGENDPTLAKPFLDAGADGIIFPMITSAADAQRAVDSCLYPPAGSRGFGPVRALAVAEVDAAAFLSQTHADVLRLIQIETRGAVDELDAILDLPGVDIAVLGPADLSFAFGKPLQYTDPEMIELFRHIAERAHVHGKPALMSSPPFDSDSLRFWRDLGYDLVTVGGDVSFAVGAAQLTRAAFDALPH